From one Lotus japonicus ecotype B-129 chromosome 3, LjGifu_v1.2 genomic stretch:
- the LOC130745726 gene encoding probable cellulose synthase A catalytic subunit 3 [UDP-forming] isoform X1, whose translation METNLGLVAGSHNSNEFIIIRQDGDFAQREFQELHCQICQLCGDDIEVNADGDLFVACNECGFPVCRNCYEYERREGSKICPQCKTRFKRLKGCARVDGDEEEDGIDDLENEFNFEGPNKLDMKISMPPEDDEISEDHHAIVPSSSSMGKDIITLQARPMDPSKDLAAYGYGSIAWKERMEIWKQRQGKLGNMRKEKENEDMDKVIDDEIIEFPLMDEARQPLSRKLPIPSSQINPYRLIIIIRLVVLGFFFHYRIKHPVDNAYALWFVSVICEMWFTLSWILDQLPKWLPVTRETYLDRLSLRYEKEGQPSQLSPIDIFVTSVDPLKEPPLVTANTVLSILAVDYPAEKVSCYVSDDGAAILTFEALSETSEFARKWVPFCKKFSIEPRAPEWYFAEKINYLTDKVQPSFVKERRAMKREYEEFRVRINSLVAKARKVPEEGWTMQDGTPWPGDNVRDHPGMIQVFLGESGGCDMDGNELPRLVYVSREMRPKFNHQTKAGALNALVRVSAVLSNSPFLLNLDYDNYINNSKAIREAMCFMMDPLLGKKVCYVQFSQRFDGTDSNDQHAYQTSTFFDINMKGLDGIQGPTFVGIGCVFRRQALYGFDAPRKKKPPTKTCNCWSKCCCGWCCMGKRKKKLKKSKVETMETSHRKVHSEASLAEKSIELSTKGLEDETLAPISNQKFVRKFGQSPIFIASTQLVDCDDGTLKHGSLASQLTEAIHVISYGYEAKTEWGKEVGWIYGSVTENTLTGFKMHCHGWRSIFCIPGRPAFKVSSPGNLSNGLQQVFQWALGSIEIFMSKHCPLWHGYRGGLKWLGRISYINATVYPLTSIPLVAYCTLPAVCLLTEKFIVPELSKAGGMWFVSLFMCIFATSMLEMRWSGATVGEWWRNEQFWVIGGVSAHLYAVFAGLFKSLTGVNINFIVTPKVDDDKEHSEMFALKFTTLLIIPTTLLILNIIAVVAGVSHAINNGIASWGPLLGKLLFSLLVILHLYPFLKGMTGRHNRTPTIVLVWSILLASFFSVLWVRIDPFTPKSEGPILEECGLDCK comes from the exons ATGGAGACCAATTTGGGGTTAGTTGCAGGTTCTCACAACAGCAATGAATTCATTATCATACGTCAAGATGGAGACTTTGCT CAGAGAGAGTTCCAAGAGTTACATTGTCAAATATGTCAACTATGTGGAGATGACATAGAAGTTAATGCAGATGGTGATCTCTTTGTGGCCTGCAATGAGTGTGGCTTTCCTGTTTGTAGAAACTGTTATGAGTATGAACGCAGGGAAGGGAGTAAAATCTGTCCACAATGCAAAACCAGATTTAAGCGTCTCAAGG GGTGTGCTAGAGTTGATGGGGATGAAGAGGAGGATGGCATTGATGACTTGGAGAATGAATTCAATTTTGAAGGACCAAATAAACTAGATATGAAGATCTCCATGCCGCCTGAG GATGACGAAATATCTGAAGATCATCATGCTATAGTTCCTTCTAGTTCAAGCATGGGCAAGGACATAATTACACTGCAAGCAAGACCTATGGATCCTTCTAAGGACCTGGCTGCTTATGGCTATGGAAGTATTGCTTGGAAAGAGAGGATGGAGATATGGAAGCAAAGACAGGGTAAACTCGGTAatatgagaaaagaaaaagaaaatgaagacatgGACAAGGTCATTGatgatgaaataattgaatttCCTCT AATGGATGAAGCAAGACAACCACTGTCAAGAAAGTTGCCTATTCCATCCAGTCAAATTAACCCTTACCGTTTGATCATAATAATTAGACTCGTTGTTCTTGGGTTCTTCTTCCACTACAGAATTAAGCACCCAGTAGACAATGCCTATGCTTTGTGGTTTGTGTCAGTAATATGTGAGATGTGGTTCACCCTTTCATGGATTCTAGACCAGCTCCCCAAGTGGCTTCCTGTCACAAGGGAAACCTACCTGGACAGGCTTTCCTTGAG GTATGAAAAGGAAGGCCAACCTTCACAACTTTCTCCAATTGATATATTTGTGACTAGTGTTGATCCACTAAAAGAACCTCCTCTAGTGACAGCAAACACAGTTCTTTCAATTCTAGCTGTAGATTATCCTGCTGAAAAGGTTTCATGTTATGTATCTGATGATGGAGCAGCAATATTAACATTTGAGGCTTTATCTGAAACTTCTGaatttgcaaggaaatgggttCCTTTCTGTAAGAAGTTCAGCATTGAGCCAAGGGCTCCTGAATGGTACTTTGCTGAGAAAATTAACTATCTAACAGATAAGGTGCAACCATCATTTGTGAAAGAGAGAAGAGCAATGAAG AGAGAATATGAAGAGTTCAGAGTTCGAATTAATTCTCTGGTTGCAAAGGCTAGGAAAGTTCCAGAAGAAGGGTGGACAATGCAAGATGGAACACCATGGCCTGGAGACAATGTTCGTGATCATCCAGGAATGATACAG GTTTTTTTAGGAGAAAGTGGGGGGTGTGACATGGATGGAAATGAATTGCCACGCCTGGTATATGTTTCTAGAGAAATGAGGCCTAAATTCAATCACCAAACAAAGGCAGGAGCACTCAATGCATTG GTCAGAGTGTCAGCTGTGCTTTCCAACTCACCTTTTTTGTTGAACTTGGATTATGACAATTACATCAACAATAGCAAGGCAATAAGAGAAGCAATGTGTTTCATGATGGATCCATTATTAGGAAAAAAGGTCTGCTATGTTCAGTTTTCTCAGAGATTTGATGGCACTGACAGCAATGATCAACATGCATATCAAACAAGTACATTTTTTGAT ATTAACATGAAAGGTTTGGATGGTATCCAAGGACCTACATTTGTTGGGATAGGGTGTGTGTTCAGAAGGCaagcactttatggttttgatgCTCCAAGAAAAAAGAAGCCTCCAACCAAGACATGCAATTGCTGGTCCAAGTGTTGTTGTGGATGGTGTTGTATgggaaagaggaagaagaagttgaaaaaATCTAAGGTAGAGACAATGGAGACCAGTCACAGAAAAGTACATTCTGAAGCATCACTAGCTGAAAAGTCTATTGAACTTAGCACTAAAG GCCTTGAAGATGAAACTTTGGCTCCAATCTCAAATCAGAAGTTTGTCAGAAAATTTGGACAGTCTCCTATTTTCATTGCATCCACTCAATTGGTGGATTGTGATGATGGGACACTAAAACATGGAAGCCTTGCTTCTCAACTTACTGAAGCCATACATGTCATTAGCTATGGCTATGAAGCAAAAACAGAATGGGGAAAAGAG GTGGGGTGGATCTATGGTTCGGTTACAGAAAATACTTTGACAGGCTTCAAAATGCATTGCCATGGATGGAGATCTATATTTTGCATTCCTGGAAGACCTGCATTTAAAGTATCTTCCCCGGGAAACCTTTCTAATGGTCTGCAACAAGTCTTTCAATGGGCCCTTGGATCCATTGAAATATTCATGAGTAAACATTGCCCTCTTTGGCATGGATACAGAGGAGGACTAAAGTGGTTAGGGCGCATTTCTTACATAAATGCTACAGTATATCCATTGACATCAATTCCTTTGGTGGCATATTGTACCCTTCCTGCAGTTTGCTTGCTTACTGAGAAGTTTATTGTTCCTGAG CTAAGTAAAGCAGGTGGCATGTGGTTTGTGTCTCTTTTCATGTGCATTTTCGCAACGAGTATGCTAGAGATGCGATGGAGTGGAGCTACTGTTGGGGAATGGTGGAGAAATGAGCAGTTTTGGGTGATTGGAGGGGTATCAGCACATTTATATGCTGTGTTTGCAGGGCTGTTCAAATCCTTGACAGGAGTAAATATAAACTTCATTGTGACACCAAAAGTAGATGATGACAAGGAGCATTCTGAGATGTTTGCTTTGAAGTTTACCACTTTGCTAATCATACCAACAACATTGCTGATACTAAACATAATTGCTGTAGTTGCTGGAGTCTCTCATGCAATAAATAATGGCATTGCATCATGGGGGCCTCTACTTGGGAAACTCTTGTTTTCCCTTTTGGTGATTCTTCATTTGTATCCATTTCTCAAAGGAATGACAGGTAGGCATAACAGGACTCCCACTATTGTTCTTGTTTGGTCAATCTTACTTGCCTCTTTCTTCTCAGTCTTGTGGGTGAGAATTGATCCATTCACCCCCAAGTCAGAGGGTCCAATTCTGGAGGAATGCGGATTGGACTGCAAATAG
- the LOC130749679 gene encoding terpene synthase 10-like, whose product MAQQKLATFPLSLTKITFPRERKTSSQVMRSAKVSWATQCKASYNVHSQTIFRRSANYQPSIWTFDYIQSLNTEYKEEIYTQRVRVLREEVRMLLCKVESELDQLEFTDALQRLGVDYHYDHEIRKFLDDIFKMNTLNEENDLYATTLKFRLLRQHGYNISSDVFIRFKDDKGNLKKDHTLDVKGMLSLYEASFHSFEDETILDEAKDFTSKFLKEYWTEEKGNNYTSLLINHALELPLHWRNPRWETQWFINVYERKENMIPTLLQLAKLNFNIAQAIYLEELKESSRWWKRVGLGEKCSFARDRLVENYVWTVGANSHPDLEYYRKSMTKINSLITIIDDIYDVYGTFEELKLFTEVIGSWDLNAMDSLPNYMKTCFQALNNIVNEIACENQEKNGYNITAYLIKTWADLCKSYFIEAKWYYSEYMPSLEEYLGNAWISISTPLQLIHTYFLIPHSINMEELNNMEKYSDIIQFSAMISRLANDLGTYKRENEMGDVAKSIQCYMNESGASEVEAREYLKSVMYKTWKKMNEATYNCSFSQCFISTTVNLTNMALCMYQRGDGHTIQDPEIKSRILSLVIKPIPLTYTKK is encoded by the exons ATGGCTCAGCAAAAACTTGCAACATTCCCACTTAGCTTAACTAAAATCACTTTTCCACGGGAAAGAAAGACTTCATCTCAAGTCATGAGAAGCGCCAAGGTCTCTTGGGCAACTCAATGCAAGGCATCATATAATGTTCACAGTCAAACAATTTTTCGTCGATCAGCAAATTACCAACCATCAATTTGGACTTTTGATTATATCCAATCATTAAATACAGAGTataag GAAGAAATCTACACACAGCGAGTAAGAGTGCTAAGGGAAGAAGTAAGGATGTTGCTTTGCAAAGTGGAAAGTGAGCTTGATCAACTTGAGTTTACTGATGCCTTGCAACGACTTGGAGTGGATTATCATTATGACCATGAAATAAGAAAGTTCTTGGATGATATTTTCAAAATGAACACCTTGAATGAGGAAAATGATTTATATGCTACGACACTCAAATTTAGACTCTTAAGGCAGCATGGTTATAATATATCTTCAG ATGTTTTTATTCGCTTTAAGGATGATAAAGGTAACTTAAAGAAAGACCATACTCTTGATGTGAAGGGAATGTTATCATTATATGAAGCATCATTCCATTCATTTGAAGATGAAACTATATTAGATGAAGCAAAAGATTTTACCTCAAAATTTCTGAAAGAATATTGGACCGAGGAAAAAGGTAACAACTACACATCACTTTTAATCAATCATGCTTTGGAGCTACCATTACATTGGAGGAATCCTAGATGGGAGACTCAGTGGTTCATTAATGTAtatgaaagaaaggaaaacatgATTCCTACTTTGCTTCAGCTAGCTAAACTTAATTTCAACATTGCTCAAGCCATCTATCTAGAAGAACTCAAGGAATCATCCAG aTGGTGGAAAAGAGTTGGCCTTGGTGAAAAGTGTAGTTTTGCTAGAGATAGGTTGGTCGAAAACTATGTTTGGACCGTGGGAGCAAATTCTCATCCCGACCTTGAATATTACAGAAAAAGTATGACTAAGATCAATTCCCTAATTACTATAATTGATGATATTTATGATGTGTACGGTACCTTTGAAGAACTAAAGCTTTTCACAGAAGTAATTGGAAG TTGGGATTTAAATGCTATGGATAGTCTCCCAAACTATATGAAAACATGCTTTCAAGCACTCAATAACATCGTCAATGAAATTGCTTGTGAAAACCAAGAGAAGAATGGGTACAATATCACCGCATACCTAATTAAAACG TGGGCAGATCTATGTAAATCATATTTCATTGAAGCAAAGTGGTACTATAGTGAATATATGCCAAGCCTTGAAGAATACCTAGGAAATGCTTGGATTTCCATCAGTACACCTCTTCAACTTATTCATACTTACTTCTTGATTCCACATTCAATCAATATGGAAGAGTTGAATAACATGGAAAAATACTCGGACATAATTCAATTTTCAGCAATGATCTCACGCCTTGCTAATGATCTTGGAACATACAAG CGTGAAAATGAGATGGGTGATGTTGCTAAGTCAATTCAATGCTACATGAATGAAAGTGGAGCTTCTGAAGTAGAAGCTCGTGAGTATTTAAAGTCAGTGATGTATAAAacatggaagaagatgaatgaagCGACTTATAATTGTTCTTTCTCTCAATGTTTCATAAGTACAACTGTAAACCTTACAAATATGGCATTGTGCATGTACCAGCGGGGAGATGGCCATACCATTCAAGATCCTGAAATTAAGAGTCGTATACTATCATTAGTTATTAAACCCATTCCTCTTACGTACACAAAGAAATAG
- the LOC130745726 gene encoding probable cellulose synthase A catalytic subunit 3 [UDP-forming] isoform X2: METNLGLVAGSHNSNEFIIIRQDGDFAREFQELHCQICQLCGDDIEVNADGDLFVACNECGFPVCRNCYEYERREGSKICPQCKTRFKRLKGCARVDGDEEEDGIDDLENEFNFEGPNKLDMKISMPPEDDEISEDHHAIVPSSSSMGKDIITLQARPMDPSKDLAAYGYGSIAWKERMEIWKQRQGKLGNMRKEKENEDMDKVIDDEIIEFPLMDEARQPLSRKLPIPSSQINPYRLIIIIRLVVLGFFFHYRIKHPVDNAYALWFVSVICEMWFTLSWILDQLPKWLPVTRETYLDRLSLRYEKEGQPSQLSPIDIFVTSVDPLKEPPLVTANTVLSILAVDYPAEKVSCYVSDDGAAILTFEALSETSEFARKWVPFCKKFSIEPRAPEWYFAEKINYLTDKVQPSFVKERRAMKREYEEFRVRINSLVAKARKVPEEGWTMQDGTPWPGDNVRDHPGMIQVFLGESGGCDMDGNELPRLVYVSREMRPKFNHQTKAGALNALVRVSAVLSNSPFLLNLDYDNYINNSKAIREAMCFMMDPLLGKKVCYVQFSQRFDGTDSNDQHAYQTSTFFDINMKGLDGIQGPTFVGIGCVFRRQALYGFDAPRKKKPPTKTCNCWSKCCCGWCCMGKRKKKLKKSKVETMETSHRKVHSEASLAEKSIELSTKGLEDETLAPISNQKFVRKFGQSPIFIASTQLVDCDDGTLKHGSLASQLTEAIHVISYGYEAKTEWGKEVGWIYGSVTENTLTGFKMHCHGWRSIFCIPGRPAFKVSSPGNLSNGLQQVFQWALGSIEIFMSKHCPLWHGYRGGLKWLGRISYINATVYPLTSIPLVAYCTLPAVCLLTEKFIVPELSKAGGMWFVSLFMCIFATSMLEMRWSGATVGEWWRNEQFWVIGGVSAHLYAVFAGLFKSLTGVNINFIVTPKVDDDKEHSEMFALKFTTLLIIPTTLLILNIIAVVAGVSHAINNGIASWGPLLGKLLFSLLVILHLYPFLKGMTGRHNRTPTIVLVWSILLASFFSVLWVRIDPFTPKSEGPILEECGLDCK; encoded by the exons ATGGAGACCAATTTGGGGTTAGTTGCAGGTTCTCACAACAGCAATGAATTCATTATCATACGTCAAGATGGAGACTTTGCT AGAGAGTTCCAAGAGTTACATTGTCAAATATGTCAACTATGTGGAGATGACATAGAAGTTAATGCAGATGGTGATCTCTTTGTGGCCTGCAATGAGTGTGGCTTTCCTGTTTGTAGAAACTGTTATGAGTATGAACGCAGGGAAGGGAGTAAAATCTGTCCACAATGCAAAACCAGATTTAAGCGTCTCAAGG GGTGTGCTAGAGTTGATGGGGATGAAGAGGAGGATGGCATTGATGACTTGGAGAATGAATTCAATTTTGAAGGACCAAATAAACTAGATATGAAGATCTCCATGCCGCCTGAG GATGACGAAATATCTGAAGATCATCATGCTATAGTTCCTTCTAGTTCAAGCATGGGCAAGGACATAATTACACTGCAAGCAAGACCTATGGATCCTTCTAAGGACCTGGCTGCTTATGGCTATGGAAGTATTGCTTGGAAAGAGAGGATGGAGATATGGAAGCAAAGACAGGGTAAACTCGGTAatatgagaaaagaaaaagaaaatgaagacatgGACAAGGTCATTGatgatgaaataattgaatttCCTCT AATGGATGAAGCAAGACAACCACTGTCAAGAAAGTTGCCTATTCCATCCAGTCAAATTAACCCTTACCGTTTGATCATAATAATTAGACTCGTTGTTCTTGGGTTCTTCTTCCACTACAGAATTAAGCACCCAGTAGACAATGCCTATGCTTTGTGGTTTGTGTCAGTAATATGTGAGATGTGGTTCACCCTTTCATGGATTCTAGACCAGCTCCCCAAGTGGCTTCCTGTCACAAGGGAAACCTACCTGGACAGGCTTTCCTTGAG GTATGAAAAGGAAGGCCAACCTTCACAACTTTCTCCAATTGATATATTTGTGACTAGTGTTGATCCACTAAAAGAACCTCCTCTAGTGACAGCAAACACAGTTCTTTCAATTCTAGCTGTAGATTATCCTGCTGAAAAGGTTTCATGTTATGTATCTGATGATGGAGCAGCAATATTAACATTTGAGGCTTTATCTGAAACTTCTGaatttgcaaggaaatgggttCCTTTCTGTAAGAAGTTCAGCATTGAGCCAAGGGCTCCTGAATGGTACTTTGCTGAGAAAATTAACTATCTAACAGATAAGGTGCAACCATCATTTGTGAAAGAGAGAAGAGCAATGAAG AGAGAATATGAAGAGTTCAGAGTTCGAATTAATTCTCTGGTTGCAAAGGCTAGGAAAGTTCCAGAAGAAGGGTGGACAATGCAAGATGGAACACCATGGCCTGGAGACAATGTTCGTGATCATCCAGGAATGATACAG GTTTTTTTAGGAGAAAGTGGGGGGTGTGACATGGATGGAAATGAATTGCCACGCCTGGTATATGTTTCTAGAGAAATGAGGCCTAAATTCAATCACCAAACAAAGGCAGGAGCACTCAATGCATTG GTCAGAGTGTCAGCTGTGCTTTCCAACTCACCTTTTTTGTTGAACTTGGATTATGACAATTACATCAACAATAGCAAGGCAATAAGAGAAGCAATGTGTTTCATGATGGATCCATTATTAGGAAAAAAGGTCTGCTATGTTCAGTTTTCTCAGAGATTTGATGGCACTGACAGCAATGATCAACATGCATATCAAACAAGTACATTTTTTGAT ATTAACATGAAAGGTTTGGATGGTATCCAAGGACCTACATTTGTTGGGATAGGGTGTGTGTTCAGAAGGCaagcactttatggttttgatgCTCCAAGAAAAAAGAAGCCTCCAACCAAGACATGCAATTGCTGGTCCAAGTGTTGTTGTGGATGGTGTTGTATgggaaagaggaagaagaagttgaaaaaATCTAAGGTAGAGACAATGGAGACCAGTCACAGAAAAGTACATTCTGAAGCATCACTAGCTGAAAAGTCTATTGAACTTAGCACTAAAG GCCTTGAAGATGAAACTTTGGCTCCAATCTCAAATCAGAAGTTTGTCAGAAAATTTGGACAGTCTCCTATTTTCATTGCATCCACTCAATTGGTGGATTGTGATGATGGGACACTAAAACATGGAAGCCTTGCTTCTCAACTTACTGAAGCCATACATGTCATTAGCTATGGCTATGAAGCAAAAACAGAATGGGGAAAAGAG GTGGGGTGGATCTATGGTTCGGTTACAGAAAATACTTTGACAGGCTTCAAAATGCATTGCCATGGATGGAGATCTATATTTTGCATTCCTGGAAGACCTGCATTTAAAGTATCTTCCCCGGGAAACCTTTCTAATGGTCTGCAACAAGTCTTTCAATGGGCCCTTGGATCCATTGAAATATTCATGAGTAAACATTGCCCTCTTTGGCATGGATACAGAGGAGGACTAAAGTGGTTAGGGCGCATTTCTTACATAAATGCTACAGTATATCCATTGACATCAATTCCTTTGGTGGCATATTGTACCCTTCCTGCAGTTTGCTTGCTTACTGAGAAGTTTATTGTTCCTGAG CTAAGTAAAGCAGGTGGCATGTGGTTTGTGTCTCTTTTCATGTGCATTTTCGCAACGAGTATGCTAGAGATGCGATGGAGTGGAGCTACTGTTGGGGAATGGTGGAGAAATGAGCAGTTTTGGGTGATTGGAGGGGTATCAGCACATTTATATGCTGTGTTTGCAGGGCTGTTCAAATCCTTGACAGGAGTAAATATAAACTTCATTGTGACACCAAAAGTAGATGATGACAAGGAGCATTCTGAGATGTTTGCTTTGAAGTTTACCACTTTGCTAATCATACCAACAACATTGCTGATACTAAACATAATTGCTGTAGTTGCTGGAGTCTCTCATGCAATAAATAATGGCATTGCATCATGGGGGCCTCTACTTGGGAAACTCTTGTTTTCCCTTTTGGTGATTCTTCATTTGTATCCATTTCTCAAAGGAATGACAGGTAGGCATAACAGGACTCCCACTATTGTTCTTGTTTGGTCAATCTTACTTGCCTCTTTCTTCTCAGTCTTGTGGGTGAGAATTGATCCATTCACCCCCAAGTCAGAGGGTCCAATTCTGGAGGAATGCGGATTGGACTGCAAATAG
- the LOC130744641 gene encoding E3 ubiquitin protein ligase RIN2-like, with the protein MALRIIAVSAVSTVLSFVGLQFCTDLSLDKLRSDGLIGWNLTQFDNASHDVELDVEVPLGLYTTIGLLANCLINIFVLLNLCLKAVFFTELYPSETRKLIERLINYVIYKGTFLPLIVPPTIYQAGLWSTWLIVLCSFKMFQALARDRLDRLNASPSATPWTYLRVYSALLFIFLVDVLWIRLCLATYTTHASSMFLLLFFEPLSIAFETLQAILIHGFQLLDIWLHHSACHSSDCRMPKLLDTLTTGSLLEWKGILIRNLGFFLDMATFLMALGHYLYIWRLHGMAFHLVDAVLFLNIRALLSAIINRVKGFIKLRIALGTLHAALPDATTEELRTYDDECAICRESMAKAKKLNCNHLFHLACLRSWLDQGLTEIYTCPTCRKPLFAGRPENETNSSAGVISSDEQLARQMSAGFDRPNPARHTVPAGFYQNQTLNNAEGVPLRGPGLDSGWLHSWPNQGIDGAGPSTAIRTVGLGRVQMMMRHLASVGETYAQTAFEDTAWNLWPINPSQASASGSTIPSTGGRLPGGTGSLHIRTPSRSASDNTANLLAMADTVREVLPHIPDDIIFQDLQQTNSVTVTVNNLLQM; encoded by the exons ATGGCTTTGAGGATTATAGCGGTTTCAGCGGTTTCAACAGTGTTAAGTTTTGTGGGTCTGCAGTTTTGCACAGACTTGTCATTAGATAAACTTAGATCAGATGGACTAATTGGCTGGAATTTAACTCAATTTGACAACGCCAGCCATGACGTTGAGCTTGACGTTGAGGTACCTTTGGGTCTTTATACCACCATAGGGCTGCTGGCTAATTGCCTGATCAATATATTTGTCCTTCTCAATCTTTGTCTCAAG GCCGTGTTCTTCACAGAGTTGTATCCCTCTGAAACTCGTAAACTGATTGAACGTCTCATTAATTATGTCATTTACAAG GGGACGTTTCTACCACTGATTGTGCCACCAACAATTTATCAGGCAGGTCTTTGGTCAACTTGGCTGATTGTGCTTTGTTCTTTTAAG ATGTTTCAAGCTCTAGCTAGAGATCGCTTAGATCGGCTAAATGCATCTCCATCTGCTACACCCTGGACATATCTTCGTGTATATTCAGCACTGCTATTCATTTTCTTGGTTGATGTTCTCTG GATAAGGCTTTGTCTGGCGACATATACAACACATGCGTCCTCTATGTTTCTGTTACTATTCTTTGAGCCTTTGAGTATTGCTTTTGAGACCCTACAG GCCATTTTGATACATGGATTTCAGTTGCTTGACATATGGCTTCATCATTCAGCTTGCCACAGCAGTGATTGCCGAATGCCTAAATTGCTTGATACATTAACCACAG GTTCGTTATTGGAATGGAAGGGAATTCTTATCCGGAACTTGGGTTTTTTCCTTGACATGGCAACTTTTCTTATGGCGCTTGGTCATTACTTGTATATATGGCGGCTGCATGGCATGGCTTTCCATCTCGTAGATGCAGTGCTATTTCTGAATATACGT GCATTGCTTAGTGCGATAATAAACCGCGTAAAAGGCTTTATCAAGCTAAGGATAGCTCTGGGAACACTTCATGCAGCTCTTCCCGATGCAACAACTGAAGAGCTAAGAACATATGATGATGAATGTGCTATATGTAGA GAGTCCATGGCTAAGGCTAAAAAGCTAAACTGTAATCACCTCTTCCATCTTGCATGTTTGAGATCTTG GTTGGATCAAGGCCTGACCGAGATATACACTTGTCCAACATGCCGAAAGCCACTTTTTGCAGGCCGGCCTGAAAATGAAACAAACTCTAGTGCGGGAGTAATATCTAGTGATGAGCAACTTGCACGCCAAATGAGTGCAGGATTTGATCGGCCAAACCCTGCCAGACATACCGTGCCTGCAGGATTCTATCAAAATCAGACACTGAACAACGCCGAAGGTGTTCCTCTAAG gGGTCCAGGGCTGGACTCAGGTTGGTTGCATTCTTGGCCAAATCAAGGTATTGATGGAGCTGGTCCATCTACTGCTATCAGAACAGTTGGACTGGGAAGAGTTCAAATGATGATGAGGCATCTTGCATCTGTTGGAGAAACTTATGCTCAGACTGCCTTTGAAGATACTGCTTGGAACCTCTGGCCTATTAATCCCTCTCAGGCTTCTGCAAGTGGTTCAACCATTCCTTCCACTGGTGGAAGATTGCCAGGAGGAACTGGTAGTTTACATATAAGGACGCCTTCACGTTCGGCAAGTGATAATACAGCAAATTTACTTGCTATGGCCGACACTGTTCGGGAGGTCCTACCTCATATTCCAGATGACATAATATTCCAG GACTTGCAACAAACAAATTCTGTCACCGTTACTGTGAATAATCTTCTCCAAATGTGA